The following proteins come from a genomic window of Corallococcus sp. NCRR:
- a CDS encoding S8/S53 family peptidase, translating to MKKVGIIDSGVEVAFLREHGVHLAGAASFSLDLDAQVLEARAYERAELEAWRDGTGTLDLEDTHGHGTAVLSILHDQVRPWPDVEVYVARVLDGNSRGHSLCLVEAMGWMLEEVGVDVLNLSLGTPHRALEASMRELTDRAAARGALIASSAGAMHTLPAQLESVVSVGDTALLEHVGADVKVDHVVKEREVKLYMGGHWRQVPMTTSFACAVAVAEVLRDGVPPGWRRTRG from the coding sequence GTGAAGAAGGTGGGCATCATCGACAGCGGCGTGGAGGTGGCCTTCCTGCGCGAGCACGGGGTGCACCTGGCCGGGGCGGCGTCCTTCTCGCTCGACCTGGACGCGCAGGTGCTGGAGGCGCGCGCCTACGAGCGGGCGGAGCTGGAGGCGTGGCGGGATGGCACCGGCACGCTGGACCTGGAGGACACGCACGGGCACGGCACGGCCGTCCTGAGCATCCTCCACGACCAGGTCCGCCCGTGGCCGGACGTGGAGGTCTACGTCGCCCGCGTCCTCGACGGGAACAGCCGCGGACACTCGCTGTGCCTCGTGGAGGCGATGGGGTGGATGCTGGAGGAGGTGGGCGTGGACGTGCTCAACCTGAGCCTGGGCACACCCCACCGCGCGCTGGAGGCCTCCATGCGGGAGCTCACCGACCGCGCGGCGGCACGGGGCGCCCTCATCGCCTCCTCCGCGGGCGCGATGCACACCCTGCCCGCGCAGCTGGAGTCCGTGGTGTCCGTGGGCGACACCGCCCTCCTGGAGCACGTGGGCGCGGACGTGAAGGTGGACCACGTCGTGAAGGAGCGGGAAGTGAAGCTCTACATGGGAGGCCACTGGAGGCAGGTGCCCATGACGACCAGCTTCGCCTGCGCGGTGGCGGTGGCGGAGGTGCTGCGCGACGGCGTGCCCCCGGGCTGGCGGCGCACGCGGGGCTGA
- a CDS encoding ABC transporter ATP-binding protein, with amino-acid sequence MRTEGAPGLRQSARYLAALLRLLRPAWGSLVRSAMLGPVIAGLLLIPPFLTRLLFDHVSSPRDLGLLHVLVLSILAASVAAALAESLFGYYSSYLTVKLESSAALYLFNHLQHLPDRFFSRRQVGELTSRFDDAKAGMALVLGLIRLVFSQLTFLVVIPFTLASLHWELALAAVATLPFVVAVPLLIGRAMGLAWQEVMGVHGALQALQVETLRQSRTTKVLALEPFIYQRAAGLMQSVLRAHLKAHGVEGLLRLFERAVEAAQTALFTWLGWRLILQGKLTLGGFVAFVAYAAYLRGPVIEVIGFVTGLQQRGVHLRRFFEYLHETPEQDPARSLTPPAPVTQRLSGAVELEDVSFGYLPGQDVLREVSARIRPGAVVTIVGSSGSGKTTLARMLTRLEEPGRGRVLFDGRDARTLELSDLRRQLAVVWQDVELYHGTVRDNLTLGLSAVSDEDLRQAVRLCALEPVLDALPQGFDTPVAEAGASLSGGQRQRLALARAVLRDAPVLLLDEATSQLDVETESAIVRALLARARERGQTVLFITHRLANVLLADEVWMLAGGQLVGQGPHAELLGRCAPYQRLFRAGMGEADAA; translated from the coding sequence ATGCGGACAGAAGGGGCCCCCGGGCTGCGGCAGTCGGCGCGCTATCTCGCCGCGCTGCTGCGGCTCTTGCGTCCGGCGTGGGGCTCGCTCGTGAGGAGCGCGATGCTGGGCCCGGTCATCGCCGGGCTCCTGCTCATCCCGCCCTTCCTCACGCGGCTGTTGTTCGACCACGTGTCGTCCCCGCGGGACCTGGGGCTGTTGCACGTGCTGGTGCTGAGCATCCTCGCCGCGTCGGTGGCGGCGGCGCTCGCGGAGTCGCTGTTCGGCTACTACTCCTCGTACCTCACGGTGAAGCTGGAGAGCTCCGCCGCGCTCTATCTCTTCAACCACCTGCAGCACCTGCCGGACCGCTTCTTCTCCCGGCGCCAGGTGGGGGAGCTCACCAGCCGCTTCGACGACGCGAAGGCGGGCATGGCGCTGGTGCTGGGGCTCATCCGGCTGGTCTTCTCGCAGCTCACCTTCCTGGTCGTCATCCCCTTCACCCTGGCGTCACTGCACTGGGAGCTGGCGCTCGCGGCCGTGGCCACGCTGCCCTTCGTGGTGGCGGTGCCGCTGCTCATCGGCCGCGCCATGGGGCTCGCGTGGCAGGAGGTGATGGGCGTGCACGGCGCCCTCCAGGCGCTCCAGGTGGAGACGCTGCGGCAGAGCCGCACCACGAAGGTGCTGGCGCTGGAGCCGTTCATCTACCAGCGCGCCGCGGGGCTCATGCAGTCCGTGCTGCGGGCGCACCTCAAGGCCCATGGCGTGGAGGGGCTGCTGCGGCTGTTCGAGCGCGCGGTGGAGGCCGCGCAGACGGCGCTGTTCACCTGGCTGGGCTGGCGGCTCATCCTCCAGGGGAAGCTGACGCTGGGCGGCTTCGTGGCCTTCGTGGCGTATGCCGCGTACCTGCGCGGGCCGGTCATCGAGGTCATCGGCTTCGTCACCGGCCTGCAGCAGCGCGGGGTCCACCTGCGCCGCTTCTTCGAGTACCTGCACGAGACGCCGGAGCAGGACCCGGCCCGCTCGCTGACGCCGCCGGCTCCGGTGACGCAGCGGCTCTCCGGCGCGGTGGAGCTGGAGGACGTGTCCTTCGGCTACCTGCCCGGTCAGGACGTGCTGCGCGAGGTGAGCGCGCGCATCCGGCCCGGCGCGGTGGTGACCATCGTCGGCTCCAGCGGCTCCGGGAAGACGACGCTCGCGCGGATGCTGACGCGGCTGGAGGAGCCGGGCCGGGGGCGCGTGCTGTTCGACGGGCGGGACGCGCGGACGCTGGAGCTGTCCGACCTGCGCCGGCAGCTCGCGGTGGTGTGGCAGGACGTGGAGCTGTACCACGGCACCGTGCGCGACAACCTCACCCTGGGGCTCTCCGCCGTGAGCGACGAGGACCTGCGGCAGGCCGTGCGGCTGTGCGCGCTGGAGCCCGTCCTGGACGCGCTGCCACAGGGCTTCGACACGCCGGTGGCCGAGGCGGGCGCGAGCCTCTCCGGCGGCCAGCGGCAGCGGCTGGCGCTGGCCCGGGCGGTGCTGCGCGACGCGCCCGTGCTGCTCTTGGACGAAGCCACCTCGCAGCTCGACGTGGAGACGGAGTCCGCCATCGTGCGGGCGCTGCTCGCGCGGGCCAGGGAGCGCGGCCAGACGGTGCTGTTCATCACGCACCGGCTGGCCAACGTGCTCCTGGCCGACGAGGTGTGGATGCTCGCGGGGGGCCAGTTGGTGGGCCAGGGGCCGCACGCGGAGCTGCTCGGGCGCTGCGCGCCGTACCAGCGGCTGTTCCGCGCGGGCATGGGCGAGGCGGACGCCGCATGA
- a CDS encoding DUF1611 domain-containing protein, giving the protein MNTRLTLILNTHMPQVLGEGPLFDEPENWLFEALTETYIPLFRMLERWDARRFAGTLVMSFTPCLFEQLVACEERYTGYLQLLKRIATRELERTSRLDLYNRYEKYPQALSDESLARVHRTAGMYLRRVEDSLAFLQQHSLRDVFANLGRHRPSNVQLWTSTPQHNFLPFFQPAVADRLVARGVEAFQDTFGGEPDGLWLPECAFQPGLERVLTRHGIRRTALSLTGIGASQAQDPSGVFRHEDLEVLVHDYRIGLHLWKSPESTFPAHPVYREFFRDVGFDLRPEYFEELGVPVPANKRGHVWTGLKYQAVTGQKVDLGQKALYDVEAARAQVKHHVREFWELLDSRRSLVQDGQTFVLAFDTELFGHWWHEGIEWLEGVMQPAAPVEVQAAPPPPEPPSLPRLYYSTWGRDFYSEHWLTPGNAWMYALIKLVEAQLPEPVDAETRETWRRFEVFSGSDLLFMIPDPTQRDRARSLFLARYADVVSRLKDFSSELLTSFPVDPFKCVLIQVSKAGGQEQPPFLLRRLSLEGVNTGARRELTLDAEVLEVEGLRVAFQYFLLHPQGRYALRVEGSEREHVFQMPDYGVPLLIAPDTRTYPKYDPEVLYQKLGEIWEGDQRLPLKMNPTLRSRHMYTRAQVMEVLAGKRTAVFKYNKEGYALLRFRDRSPAPACVVFDDAVTLSDAGTYIQAGELSVPVVNDPAAIASHDFDAVVFTCSLNFESEVPHVRALLEVATRRRLPVVSLYDDILYYDLFDGLEPDPELFFRVAVPEQDALAKPALADYGPRNLLGVFGTDTVQGKFTTQVYLREALAKHVRVRHHATEPTGILLGSDTGYSRVLRVEGPQRLAFERRLMTELAKDCDLVITGGQNGLLYVPQGQDRRANASTHIYETFLPRLVVLTVAVDTKPEDVIATREYVESLAREHGVPCTVVGLAMMGGRKLLGSRWTETWFLGVRDEVLEEARRKMEQHTGLRVHAIPEEVDALARSVLTHL; this is encoded by the coding sequence ATGAACACGCGCCTCACCCTGATCCTCAACACCCACATGCCGCAGGTGTTGGGCGAGGGGCCCCTCTTCGATGAGCCGGAGAACTGGCTCTTCGAAGCGCTGACGGAGACGTACATCCCGCTGTTCCGGATGCTGGAGCGCTGGGATGCCCGGCGCTTCGCCGGCACGCTGGTGATGTCCTTCACCCCGTGCCTCTTCGAACAGCTCGTCGCCTGCGAGGAGCGCTACACGGGCTACCTCCAGTTGCTCAAGCGCATCGCCACGCGCGAACTGGAGCGCACGTCGCGGTTGGACCTCTACAACCGCTACGAGAAGTATCCCCAGGCCCTGTCGGACGAGTCGCTCGCGCGGGTGCACCGCACCGCGGGCATGTACCTGCGGCGCGTGGAGGACAGCCTCGCGTTCCTCCAGCAGCACAGCCTGCGGGACGTGTTCGCCAATCTGGGGCGCCATCGGCCGTCCAACGTGCAGCTGTGGACCTCCACGCCGCAGCACAACTTCCTTCCCTTCTTCCAGCCCGCCGTCGCGGACCGGCTGGTGGCGCGGGGCGTGGAGGCCTTCCAGGACACCTTCGGCGGCGAGCCGGACGGCCTCTGGCTGCCCGAGTGCGCCTTCCAGCCGGGGCTGGAGCGCGTGCTCACGCGCCATGGCATCCGCCGCACCGCGCTCAGCCTGACAGGCATTGGCGCGTCCCAGGCCCAGGACCCCAGCGGCGTGTTCCGCCACGAGGACCTGGAGGTGCTCGTCCACGACTACCGAATCGGGCTGCACCTGTGGAAGTCACCCGAGTCCACGTTCCCCGCGCACCCGGTGTACCGCGAGTTCTTCCGGGACGTGGGCTTCGACCTGCGGCCCGAGTACTTCGAGGAGCTGGGCGTGCCCGTGCCCGCGAACAAGCGGGGGCACGTGTGGACGGGCCTCAAGTACCAGGCGGTGACGGGCCAGAAGGTCGACCTGGGCCAGAAGGCGCTCTACGACGTGGAGGCCGCCCGCGCGCAGGTGAAGCACCACGTGCGCGAGTTCTGGGAGCTGTTGGACTCGCGCCGCTCGCTCGTGCAGGACGGGCAGACGTTCGTGCTCGCGTTCGACACGGAGCTGTTCGGCCACTGGTGGCACGAAGGCATCGAGTGGCTGGAGGGCGTCATGCAGCCCGCCGCGCCCGTCGAAGTCCAGGCCGCCCCGCCGCCGCCCGAGCCGCCGTCGCTGCCCCGGCTCTACTATTCGACGTGGGGGCGCGACTTCTACAGCGAGCACTGGCTGACGCCGGGCAACGCGTGGATGTACGCGCTCATCAAGCTGGTGGAGGCGCAGCTGCCGGAGCCGGTGGACGCGGAGACGCGCGAGACGTGGCGCCGCTTCGAGGTCTTCAGCGGCAGCGACCTGCTGTTCATGATTCCGGACCCGACACAGCGGGACCGGGCGCGCTCCCTGTTCCTCGCGCGCTACGCGGACGTCGTGTCGCGGCTGAAGGACTTCTCCTCGGAGCTGCTCACGTCCTTCCCGGTGGACCCCTTCAAGTGCGTGCTCATCCAGGTGAGCAAGGCCGGCGGGCAGGAGCAGCCGCCGTTCCTGCTGCGCCGGCTGTCGCTGGAGGGCGTGAACACCGGGGCGCGCCGGGAGCTGACGCTGGACGCGGAGGTGCTGGAGGTCGAGGGGCTGCGCGTCGCGTTCCAGTACTTCCTCTTGCACCCGCAGGGCCGCTACGCGCTGCGCGTGGAGGGCTCCGAGCGCGAGCACGTCTTCCAGATGCCGGACTACGGCGTTCCGCTGCTCATCGCGCCGGACACGCGCACCTATCCCAAGTACGACCCGGAGGTGCTGTACCAGAAGCTGGGTGAAATCTGGGAGGGCGACCAGCGGCTGCCCCTGAAGATGAACCCCACGCTGCGCAGCCGTCACATGTACACGCGCGCGCAGGTGATGGAGGTGCTCGCGGGCAAGCGGACCGCCGTCTTCAAGTACAACAAGGAAGGCTACGCGCTCCTGCGCTTCCGCGACCGCAGCCCCGCCCCGGCGTGCGTCGTCTTCGACGACGCGGTGACGCTCAGCGACGCGGGCACGTACATCCAGGCGGGTGAGCTGTCCGTGCCGGTGGTGAACGACCCGGCGGCCATCGCGAGTCATGACTTCGACGCGGTCGTGTTCACCTGCTCGCTCAACTTCGAGTCCGAGGTCCCGCACGTCCGCGCGCTCCTGGAGGTGGCCACGCGCAGGCGGCTGCCGGTGGTGTCGCTGTACGACGACATCCTCTATTACGACCTCTTCGACGGGCTGGAGCCGGACCCGGAGCTCTTCTTCCGCGTGGCGGTGCCGGAGCAGGACGCGCTCGCGAAGCCGGCCCTGGCGGACTACGGCCCGCGCAACCTGCTGGGCGTCTTCGGCACGGACACGGTGCAGGGCAAGTTCACCACGCAGGTCTACCTGCGCGAAGCGCTGGCGAAGCACGTGCGCGTGCGCCACCACGCCACGGAGCCCACGGGCATCCTGCTGGGCTCGGACACGGGCTACTCGCGCGTGCTGCGCGTGGAGGGCCCGCAGCGGCTGGCGTTCGAGCGGCGGCTCATGACGGAGCTGGCGAAGGACTGCGACCTGGTCATCACCGGCGGACAGAACGGCCTGCTCTACGTGCCGCAGGGCCAGGACCGCCGGGCCAACGCCTCCACGCACATCTACGAGACGTTCCTGCCGCGCCTGGTGGTGCTCACCGTGGCGGTGGACACGAAGCCCGAGGACGTCATCGCGACGCGCGAGTACGTGGAGTCGCTGGCCCGCGAGCACGGCGTGCCCTGCACGGTGGTGGGCCTGGCGATGATGGGCGGGCGCAAGCTGCTGGGCAGCCGCTGGACGGAGACGTGGTTCCTGGGCGTCCGGGACGAGGTCCTGGAGGAGGCGCGGCGGAAGATGGAGCAGCACACCGGCCTGCGCGTCCACGCCATCCCGGAGGAAGTGGACGCGCTGGCGCGGAGCGTGCTCACGCACCTGTGA
- a CDS encoding class I SAM-dependent methyltransferase → MPSDLLEISDLIVDYDVATLQPRPVSRDAVVARLMTNGQRAAARFVQRLPASNDTLDFEACDLALLRSHIELQRLSEEFLQADRLRCVLLPLLQALRESGVKPPLRIVDVGCGLGYAVRSLAAHGRLGRDVEIIGCDMNVTLIENARRLAEEESLSCELRVANAFQLEQPGHIFISTGVLHHFRGDDLHAFFAGQRQGHAFVHYDIQNSVLSPWGSWMFHQARMREPLARHDGVVSARRAHPTRTLLSAARSATEFTCASLDGARNLLGVMLRPMTATLGTRAALWEPLQRHLGPLRPRLGHTS, encoded by the coding sequence ATGCCCTCCGACCTGCTGGAAATCTCAGACCTCATCGTCGACTACGACGTCGCGACGCTCCAGCCCCGGCCGGTGTCGCGCGACGCCGTCGTGGCGCGGTTGATGACGAACGGGCAGCGGGCCGCCGCGCGGTTCGTGCAGCGGCTCCCCGCGTCCAATGACACGCTCGACTTCGAGGCCTGCGACCTGGCCCTGCTGCGCTCCCACATCGAGCTGCAGCGGCTGAGCGAGGAGTTCCTCCAGGCGGACCGCCTCCGCTGCGTGCTGCTGCCCCTGTTGCAGGCGCTGCGTGAGTCCGGGGTGAAGCCTCCGCTGCGCATCGTCGATGTCGGCTGCGGGCTCGGCTACGCCGTCCGCTCGCTCGCGGCGCACGGGCGGCTGGGGCGCGATGTTGAAATCATCGGCTGTGACATGAACGTGACGCTGATTGAAAACGCCCGGCGGCTCGCGGAGGAGGAATCCCTCTCATGCGAGCTCCGGGTCGCGAACGCGTTCCAGTTGGAGCAGCCCGGACACATCTTCATCTCCACGGGCGTCCTGCATCACTTTCGCGGCGACGACCTGCACGCGTTCTTCGCCGGCCAGCGGCAGGGGCACGCGTTCGTGCACTATGACATCCAGAACTCGGTGCTCTCGCCCTGGGGTTCTTGGATGTTCCACCAGGCCCGCATGCGGGAGCCGCTCGCGCGCCACGATGGCGTGGTCTCCGCGCGGCGCGCCCATCCCACGCGGACGCTGCTGTCGGCGGCCCGGTCCGCCACGGAGTTCACCTGCGCGTCCCTGGATGGAGCCCGGAACCTCCTGGGCGTCATGCTCCGGCCCATGACCGCCACGCTGGGAACGCGCGCGGCGCTGTGGGAGCCGCTCCAGCGCCACCTGGGCCCGCTGCGCCCGCGGCTGGGCCACACTTCATGA
- a CDS encoding ELWxxDGT repeat protein — translation MHARNWGALLWLGLAGVVACGGSPEAVEDGPREVTAQACPPGVAARVADITPAGSSGFMGELTNVQGTLFFVTSGFDTGSVLWRSDGTEAGTVQVKVFPGPPGVYQPQNLVAVGNTLFFQARTDTTGMELWSSNGTAAGTRLVKDITPGAEGSVMTNATELNGRLVFFRWVPVPGDGARPELWRSDGTAAGTLRVKDFGGLTNLGYYTLKAGNALLFIFSEDTGTTLWRTDGTSAGTTSVKRLDAGNTYLSGVSNPGEPPLFILEDGPNSEVWKTNGTAAGTVRLEAFGRRVHLLGTLGTHVYLASVDNPVTKRLRIDRLSLSGGGKTGITTLPNPYGAEEFAYPAVRSTVVSGGDIYFYVSIGSDAPVSRAVSLWATNGTASGTRQLFDTDNVEYGYRYPLFATGTGQVLFGGTPDSLGPVFPYFTRGSLATQGRLADIHFPGSFTRVGHRIFFTALDAAEEGQLWSVPATFSCPPGLAGARE, via the coding sequence ATGCATGCAAGGAATTGGGGTGCACTGCTGTGGTTGGGGCTGGCAGGGGTGGTGGCCTGTGGGGGATCGCCGGAGGCGGTGGAGGACGGCCCCCGCGAGGTGACCGCCCAGGCCTGTCCGCCTGGCGTGGCTGCGCGGGTGGCGGACATCACGCCCGCGGGCTCCTCGGGCTTCATGGGAGAGCTCACGAACGTCCAGGGCACGCTCTTCTTCGTCACCTCGGGCTTCGACACCGGTTCGGTCCTGTGGCGCAGCGACGGCACGGAGGCGGGAACCGTCCAGGTGAAGGTGTTCCCGGGGCCGCCCGGCGTCTATCAGCCCCAGAACCTGGTCGCGGTGGGCAACACGCTCTTCTTCCAAGCCCGCACGGATACCACCGGCATGGAGCTGTGGAGCAGCAACGGCACGGCGGCCGGGACCCGCCTGGTCAAGGACATCACGCCCGGCGCGGAGGGCTCCGTGATGACCAACGCCACGGAGCTCAATGGCCGCCTGGTGTTCTTCCGCTGGGTGCCGGTGCCGGGTGACGGGGCCCGGCCGGAGCTGTGGCGGTCCGACGGGACGGCGGCCGGCACGCTGCGGGTGAAGGACTTCGGCGGACTCACGAACCTGGGCTACTACACACTGAAGGCCGGCAACGCGCTGCTCTTCATCTTCTCCGAGGACACGGGCACCACGCTGTGGCGCACCGACGGCACGTCGGCCGGGACGACCTCCGTCAAGCGGCTGGACGCGGGGAACACCTACCTCTCGGGGGTGAGCAACCCGGGTGAGCCGCCGTTGTTCATCCTGGAGGACGGCCCCAACTCCGAGGTGTGGAAGACGAATGGCACCGCCGCGGGGACCGTCCGCCTGGAAGCCTTTGGCAGGCGCGTGCACCTGCTGGGGACGCTGGGCACGCATGTCTATCTGGCGTCCGTGGACAACCCGGTGACGAAGCGGCTGCGCATCGACCGGCTCTCCCTGAGCGGCGGTGGCAAGACGGGCATCACCACCCTGCCCAACCCCTACGGTGCCGAGGAGTTCGCGTATCCCGCCGTGCGGTCGACCGTGGTCTCCGGCGGCGACATCTACTTCTACGTGAGCATTGGAAGCGACGCCCCCGTGTCCAGGGCCGTCTCGCTGTGGGCGACGAATGGAACGGCCTCGGGGACCCGCCAGCTCTTCGACACCGACAATGTGGAGTACGGGTACCGCTACCCGCTGTTCGCCACCGGCACGGGCCAGGTCCTGTTCGGTGGCACACCGGACTCCCTGGGGCCCGTCTTCCCCTACTTCACCCGGGGCTCTCTGGCGACGCAGGGGCGGCTGGCGGACATCCACTTCCCGGGCTCGTTCACCCGCGTGGGCCACCGCATCTTCTTCACCGCCCTCGATGCCGCCGAGGAAGGCCAGCTGTGGTCCGTGCCGGCCACCTTCAGCTGCCCGCCGGGCCTGGCCGGAGCAAGGGAGTAG
- a CDS encoding ABC transporter permease, with protein sequence MNSLLNILWLGLKEIRSLLSDAVLIVFVVYAFTLAIYVQATGTSSEVNNASIAFVDEDGSALSKELLNAFYPPRFKSPEVIIADDIQPDMDRGRFMFVVVIPPRFEHDLRAGRNPDVQVNIDATAMQQAGIGSGYIKNILNDRIASFLKRTEETGPRPVNLVVRKLFNPNGVSSWFKSVVAIINQITLLTVVLTGAAVIREREHGTLEHLLVMPLTSFEIAMAKVWANSLVILVATGASLLLVVHMVLKVPFAGSVVLWFVGVVLYLFFATALGIFLGTISRSMAQFALLIILVVLVLMLLSGGSTPVESQPKWLQSLTYLLPARHFVSFSQVIIYRGGGLWAVWRQFLMVSAVGVGFFVYSLALFRKSIAVSK encoded by the coding sequence GTGAACTCACTGCTGAACATCCTGTGGCTCGGGCTCAAGGAGATCCGCAGCCTACTCAGCGACGCGGTGCTGATCGTGTTCGTCGTCTATGCCTTCACCCTGGCCATCTACGTCCAGGCCACGGGGACCTCCAGCGAGGTGAACAACGCCTCCATCGCCTTCGTCGACGAGGACGGGTCCGCGTTGTCCAAGGAGCTGCTCAACGCGTTCTATCCGCCCCGCTTCAAGTCACCGGAGGTCATCATCGCGGATGACATCCAGCCGGACATGGACCGGGGCCGGTTCATGTTCGTCGTGGTGATTCCGCCCCGCTTCGAGCACGACCTGCGCGCGGGGCGCAACCCGGACGTCCAGGTGAACATCGACGCGACCGCCATGCAGCAGGCGGGCATCGGCTCCGGCTACATCAAGAACATCCTCAACGACCGCATCGCATCCTTCCTCAAGCGCACGGAGGAGACGGGGCCCAGGCCCGTCAACCTGGTGGTCCGCAAGCTCTTCAACCCCAACGGGGTGTCGTCCTGGTTCAAGAGCGTGGTGGCCATCATCAATCAAATCACCCTGCTGACGGTCGTCCTCACGGGCGCGGCGGTCATCCGCGAGCGCGAGCACGGAACGCTGGAGCACCTGCTCGTGATGCCGCTGACCTCGTTCGAGATCGCCATGGCGAAGGTCTGGGCCAACAGCCTGGTCATCCTCGTCGCGACCGGGGCGTCGCTGTTGCTGGTCGTGCACATGGTGTTGAAGGTGCCGTTCGCCGGCTCGGTGGTGCTGTGGTTCGTGGGCGTCGTGCTCTACCTGTTCTTCGCCACGGCGCTCGGCATCTTCCTGGGGACCATCTCCCGCTCCATGGCGCAGTTCGCGCTGCTCATCATCCTGGTGGTCCTGGTGCTGATGCTGCTGTCGGGCGGGAGCACGCCCGTGGAGAGCCAGCCGAAGTGGCTGCAATCCCTCACGTACCTGCTGCCGGCCCGGCACTTCGTCAGCTTCTCGCAGGTCATCATCTACCGCGGCGGAGGGCTGTGGGCCGTCTGGCGCCAGTTCCTGATGGTGAGCGCGGTGGGCGTGGGGTTCTTCGTCTACAGCCTGGCGCTGTTCCGCAAGTCCATCGCGGTGAGCAAGTAG